From a single Marinitoga sp. 38H-ov genomic region:
- a CDS encoding cytidine deaminase, whose protein sequence is MNDEKFELLYKKAKDAMNKSYSPYSKFKVGAALLTKSGKIYTGTNIENASYGLSMCAERTAIFKAVSDGEKDFETLVVIGDTDKPISPCGACRQVIAEFGVDEVILTNLKKDFKEMSVEDLLPYGFSGEELDDKNTNS, encoded by the coding sequence ATAAATGATGAAAAATTTGAATTGTTATATAAAAAGGCTAAAGATGCAATGAATAAATCATATTCTCCATATTCAAAGTTTAAAGTTGGAGCTGCATTATTGACAAAAAGTGGGAAAATATATACAGGAACAAATATAGAAAATGCATCATATGGTTTGTCAATGTGTGCTGAAAGGACGGCTATATTTAAAGCTGTATCAGATGGCGAAAAAGATTTTGAAACATTGGTAGTTATAGGAGATACAGATAAACCTATTAGTCCGTGTGGAGCTTGTAGGCAGGTTATTGCGGAGTTTGGAGTTGATGAAGTAATTCTTACTAATTTGAAAAAAGATTTTAAAGAGATGAGTGTTGAAGATCTTCTTCCTTATGGTTTTTCTGGAGAAGAATTAGATGATAAAAATACTAATAGTTGA
- a CDS encoding NUDIX hydrolase, with protein sequence MHLEEKQIKEEKIFSGVLLDVRKSIVELPNGKESTREYVVHPGAVAVLPVENEYVYLVEQYRFPIGNSLLEIPAGKFDEPGEEPLECGKRELEEEIGKKAKIWEYLGYIYTTPGFSNEVIHLFLAKDFENTEMNLDEDEFLEVKKIKIEEFENMILKNEITDAKTIAAYTRAKLLGGI encoded by the coding sequence ATGCATTTAGAAGAAAAACAAATTAAAGAAGAAAAAATATTTTCTGGAGTATTATTGGATGTTAGAAAAAGTATTGTTGAATTGCCAAACGGTAAAGAATCAACAAGAGAATATGTTGTTCATCCAGGAGCTGTTGCTGTATTGCCAGTAGAAAATGAATATGTATATTTAGTTGAACAATATAGATTTCCAATAGGAAATAGCTTATTAGAGATTCCGGCAGGGAAATTCGATGAACCAGGTGAAGAACCTTTGGAATGCGGAAAAAGAGAGTTAGAAGAAGAAATAGGGAAAAAGGCAAAAATATGGGAATATTTAGGATATATATACACAACACCAGGTTTTTCTAATGAAGTTATTCACTTATTTTTAGCAAAAGATTTTGAAAATACTGAGATGAATTTAGATGAAGATGAGTTTTTGGAAGTAAAAAAAATAAAAATAGAAGAATTTGAAAATATGATATTAAAAAATGAAATTACAGATGCTAAAACTATAGCAGCATATACAAGAGCAAAATTATTAGGAGGGATATAA
- a CDS encoding fused response regulator/phosphatase produces the protein MIKILIVDGNVEQRSYLKEILLNSDLDKEIEVYEASNGLEGLKMAQYNEPNIVILEQNLQEIDGITLCKSLSNKDIPIIFLTTIRDNEIKEQAFKSGASDYLIKPTNPYELIIRIKKHHEFYIIQKKLKDTLENYEKDIKIARIVQKGLLPKNKKIGDIIFDYIYVSSHYTSGDMLDIIPLDDNKFFVYIYDISGHGVTSALLSIIVKQEIEQIVKEEKNLKDIILKLEEKTKEHFFDGRYFTGIFSIIFDNEIEYVNMAHREIIFLKKDKVEIDIETDFPLGVGLINNDNIHIHNKKIDNDTIILLYTDGLIEIKDFDEKSLYNVISEKKYSSPKEVINNIRNMINLYLDFNYPNDDVTVLALKFRRQ, from the coding sequence ATGATAAAAATACTAATAGTTGATGGAAATGTTGAACAAAGATCATATTTAAAAGAAATATTATTAAATAGTGATTTAGATAAAGAAATTGAGGTGTATGAAGCATCAAATGGATTAGAAGGGTTAAAAATGGCTCAATATAATGAGCCAAATATTGTCATATTAGAGCAGAATTTGCAGGAAATTGATGGAATTACTCTTTGTAAAAGTTTATCTAATAAGGATATACCTATAATATTTTTAACAACTATAAGGGATAATGAAATAAAAGAACAAGCATTTAAATCTGGTGCTTCAGATTATTTAATAAAGCCAACAAATCCATATGAATTAATAATTAGAATTAAAAAGCATCATGAATTTTACATAATTCAAAAAAAATTAAAGGATACTTTAGAAAATTATGAGAAAGATATAAAAATTGCAAGGATAGTACAAAAGGGATTATTACCAAAAAATAAAAAAATTGGTGATATTATATTTGACTATATATATGTATCATCGCATTATACATCTGGAGATATGTTGGATATAATACCGTTAGATGATAATAAATTTTTCGTATATATATATGATATATCTGGTCATGGAGTTACCTCAGCATTATTATCTATTATAGTAAAACAGGAGATAGAACAAATAGTTAAAGAAGAAAAAAATTTAAAAGATATAATATTAAAATTAGAAGAAAAAACAAAAGAACATTTTTTTGATGGAAGATATTTTACGGGAATATTTTCTATTATATTTGATAATGAGATAGAATATGTTAATATGGCTCACAGAGAAATAATTTTTTTAAAAAAGGATAAAGTAGAAATAGATATTGAAACAGATTTTCCATTAGGGGTTGGATTAATTAATAACGATAATATACATATTCATAATAAGAAAATAGATAATGACACTATAATATTATTATATACAGATGGTTTAATAGAGATAAAAGATTTTGATGAAAAATCATTATACAATGTTATATCTGAGAAAAAATATAGTAGTCCTAAAGAAGTTATTAATAATATAAGAAATATGATTAATCTTTATTTGGATTTTAATTATCCAAATGATGATGTAACCGTTTTAGCATTAAAATTTAGGAGGCAATAA
- the gltX gene encoding glutamate--tRNA ligase — MVRVRFAPSPTGYLHVGGARTALYNYLFAKKYNGIFVLRIEDTDIERSTKESEDQLIEALTWLGLDWDEGPNVKGEYGPYRQSERTYIYNQMAEKLINEGKAYYSYVYPEEMEEIKEKLAKEGKPPHYSYELLEPYNTEERKKEFAEKGLNPVVFFKMPRKAFSINDLIKGPVTFGEGAIGDFIIMRSNGLPTYNYAVVIDDMTMEITHVIRGDDHLSNTLRQVALYEAFGVKVPEFAHVSMILGPDGKKLSKRHGATSVEEFRNKGYLPEALVNYLALLGWSHPEGKEIMTLEEMIENFDLNRVNSSPAIFDNEKLKWMNGVYIRQANLDRVVKLSKPFILEKGLLTEEQFENNKKWVTEAVDIVRESVEDLSQIPDKLEIFLKDFDADLENEELKSFLDEDGVKNTIKSIYEKILNDPDWKVETILKNIKEAMKEAKPKKKPFYMSLRKILTDSFEGPDLVKTIHLIGRNRVLQRLERVVARW, encoded by the coding sequence ATGGTTAGAGTAAGATTTGCACCAAGTCCAACTGGCTATTTACATGTAGGTGGAGCAAGAACTGCATTATATAATTATTTATTTGCGAAAAAATACAATGGTATATTTGTTTTAAGAATTGAAGATACTGATATAGAAAGGTCGACAAAAGAATCAGAAGATCAATTAATTGAAGCATTAACATGGTTAGGATTAGATTGGGATGAGGGGCCTAATGTAAAAGGAGAATATGGACCATATAGACAAAGTGAAAGAACATATATATATAATCAAATGGCAGAAAAGTTGATTAATGAAGGTAAAGCATATTATTCATATGTTTATCCTGAAGAAATGGAAGAAATAAAAGAAAAATTAGCTAAAGAAGGTAAACCACCACATTATTCATATGAATTATTAGAACCATATAATACAGAAGAAAGAAAAAAAGAATTTGCTGAAAAAGGATTAAATCCAGTAGTATTTTTTAAAATGCCAAGGAAAGCATTTTCAATTAATGATTTAATTAAAGGGCCAGTAACATTTGGCGAAGGTGCGATTGGTGATTTTATTATTATGAGAAGTAATGGACTACCTACATATAATTATGCAGTTGTTATAGATGATATGACAATGGAAATTACACATGTAATTAGAGGCGATGATCATTTATCAAATACATTAAGACAAGTTGCATTATATGAAGCTTTTGGTGTAAAGGTTCCTGAATTTGCTCACGTTTCAATGATATTAGGTCCTGATGGAAAGAAATTATCAAAGAGACATGGAGCAACATCAGTAGAAGAATTTAGAAATAAGGGGTATTTACCAGAAGCATTAGTAAATTATTTAGCATTGTTAGGTTGGTCACATCCAGAAGGAAAGGAAATAATGACTTTGGAAGAAATGATAGAGAACTTTGATTTAAACAGAGTAAATTCTAGTCCTGCAATTTTTGATAATGAAAAATTAAAATGGATGAATGGTGTATATATTAGACAAGCTAATTTAGATAGAGTAGTAAAATTATCAAAACCATTTATACTTGAAAAAGGATTATTAACAGAAGAACAATTTGAAAATAATAAGAAATGGGTAACAGAAGCTGTAGATATTGTAAGGGAATCAGTAGAAGATTTATCTCAAATACCAGATAAATTGGAAATATTCTTAAAGGATTTTGATGCTGATTTAGAAAATGAAGAGTTAAAATCATTCTTAGATGAAGATGGAGTTAAGAATACAATTAAATCAATATATGAAAAGATTTTAAATGATCCAGATTGGAAAGTAGAAACTATATTAAAAAATATAAAAGAAGCTATGAAAGAAGCGAAACCTAAGAAAAAGCCATTTTATATGTCTTTAAGAAAAATATTAACAGATTCTTTTGAAGGTCCGGATTTAGTAAAAACTATTCATTTAATAGGTAGGAATAGGGTTTTACAAAGACTGGAAAGAGTGGTGGCAAGATGGTAA